Genomic window (Prosthecochloris aestuarii DSM 271):
GTCAAGACCTTTCTCTTGAAGCGCCGGATCCGGTGTGAACTCATGTTCCTGGCTGAAAAGGGTATGAAGAAGTACGATACAGCGCTCAGTATCTGGCGGTTGAGCTTCACGAATAGTCATACTCTGTATTGTTGTTTTTGATCCTGTTCGAGGAACTCCTTGAGGGGGTTCTGTGATTATGTTAATAGTCTTTATTCATAAATCAAGATTTTCTCTTATGTTCAAAAAATTTTTCCGGAAAAAAATATCACGCCCGGCTCCCCGCACTGTCGATTCGGTCGATGTTGAAAGGTATTGCGGTACATGGTATGAAATTGCTTCTTATGTGCCGAAAGAGCAAAGAACCTGCGTGCGCACGAAAGCTGAATATATTCTCAATAAAGAGGGGTATGTCGATGTGAGGAACTCATGCCAGAAGAAGGGCAGAGAGCGTTCGATCAGTGCAAAAGCATATCCGGTTCCGGATACCGGCAACGCAAAA
Coding sequences:
- a CDS encoding lipocalin family protein, producing the protein MFKKFFRKKISRPAPRTVDSVDVERYCGTWYEIASYVPKEQRTCVRTKAEYILNKEGYVDVRNSCQKKGRERSISAKAYPVPDTGNAKLIVKFFRFVKGDYWVVDLADDYSWAAVSTPTAGSLWILSRTPYMEEALYDSILDRLRQKELDTQRLVKTPQKV